In a single window of the Debaryomyces hansenii CBS767 chromosome A complete sequence genome:
- a CDS encoding DEHA2A10362p (weakly similar to uniprot|P38125 Saccharomyces cerevisiae YBR180W DTR1 Multidrug resistance dityrosine transporter), giving the protein MSSRSTSSLESAEESFHESQPNVFNETIPLELTSVTDEAVHRSISRIQSRRSSNSRLPGQDEDQRIEQHVSPYRDIEKALGDEKSNGSDIDATSKDTKTERFSNRTKKICIFIAAVSGFLSPLSSLAFLPAIPEMAKEYNTTGEIINVSSAVYCVFMSLSPCVFSPFSDIYGRRFSFLVCSCLFSVCSILVAVSPHLAMFFVFRSLTALVGTAFFSIGAHIVGDLYIPTERGTYMSIIIMGAQFGTALGSVGGGIIVNFTSWRVIFFVLAGIGFVVMAMAFVFLPETSLETKHQIVLREARKDNPNKKFVFITYNPLRIMTALKYPNLSIDGFITISVVFTMYSLLTPIRYVMDPRFDLTSPILSALFYLPPGLGYLVGSLFGGRWADYTVKKYIKIKGRRVPEDRLRTILIPIGVVYPACMIIYGWSVEKEKGGIAVPVIFMFISGVAQTCIFPAANTYCVDSMPELGGDGIGSSYFSRYIAAAVASATCLRSIDNIGVGWSCTISAFVLWVGAICGIVLIYFGESMRKKALIKYGLRTPESFNTN; this is encoded by the coding sequence ATGTCTAGTCGTTCGACATCACTGTTAGAACTGGCTGAAGAATCATTTCACGAATCACAACCTAATGTGTTCAATGAGACTATCCCTTTGGAGTTAACCAGCGTCACTGATGAAGCAGTTCATCGACTGATCTCCAGGATACAATCTAGGAGGTCTAGTAACTCAAGGTTACCTGGACAAGATGAAGACCAACGCATAGAACAACATGTTTCCCCATACCGAGATATAGAAAAAGCTTTGGGCGATGAGAAAAGCAATGGCTCAGATATAGATGCGACATCCAAGGATACCAAAACTGAGAGATTTAGTAATAGAACAAAAAAGATCTGCATTTTCATTGCAGCCGTGTCAGGGTTTTTATCGCCTTTGTCCTCCTTAGCATTTTTGCCAGCAATTCCTGAGATGGctaaagaatataatacCACTGGTGAAATCATCAATGTCTCCAGTGCCGTCTACTGTGTGTTTATGTCGTTATCTCCATGTGTGTTTTCGCCTTTTTCAGATATCTATGGTAGAAGGTTTTCGTTTTTGGTTTGTTCCTGCCTTTTCTCAGTATGCTCTATTCTAGTAGCAGTTTCTCCTCACCTTGCAATGTTTTTCGTATTCAGATCACTAACTGCATTGGTTGGTACTGCGTTTTTCAGTATTGGTGCCCACATCGTTGgtgatttatatattccCACAGAAAGAGGTACGTATATGAGCATTATTATAATGGGAGCTCAATTTGGTACGGCACTAGGAAGTGTTGGTGGTGGGATAATTGTTAATTTTACATCCTGGCGTgttattttctttgtattAGCAGGAATTGGATTTGTTGTGATGGCAATGGCGTTTGTTTTCTTACCAGAAACATCGCTAGAAACAAAGCATCAAATAGTGCTTCGAGAGGCTAGGAAAGATAACCCcaataaaaaatttgtttTTATCACCTATAATCCTTTACGAATTATGACGGCAttaaaatatccaaatttaTCTATAGATGGGTTTATTACAATTTCAGTTGTCTTCACAAtgtattcattattaacaCCAATCAGATATGTCATGGATCCCAGATTCGACTTGACTTCGCCTATCTTGAGTGCTCTTTTTTATCTACCTCCTGGTCTTGGATATCTAGTTGGAAGCTTATTTGGTGGACGATGGGCAGACTACACAgtcaagaaatatattaaaatcaaaGGAAGAAGAGTTCCCGAAGATAGATTAAGAACGATCCTCATACCTATTGGCGTTGTCTATCCCGCTTGTATGATCATATACGGCTGGTCTGTGGAAAAAGAGAAAGGTGGTATCGCCGTTCCCGTCATTTTCATGTTTATCAGTGGAGTTGCACAAACCTGTATATTCCCGGCTGCAAATACTTACTGTGTGGATTCGATGCCTGAATTGGGAGGTGATGGTATTGGAAGCAGCTACTTCTCTCGTTATATTGCAGCAGCCGTCGCATCTGCAACATGCCTTAGAAGCATTGACAATATAGGTGTGGGTTGGAGCTGTACAATCAGTGCATTTGTATTGTGGGTTGGAGCAATATGCGGAATAGTGCTAATTTATTTTGGCGAGAGTATGAGAAAGAAAGCTCTAATTAAGTACGGATTGAGAACTCCTGAAAGCTTCAACaccaattaa
- a CDS encoding DEHA2A10340p (similar to uniprot|Q9P851 Debaryomyces occidentalis trk1 High-affinity potassium uptake transporter) — translation MNRVSKLWHSYKRHRVHGDTGLKIRNAIHRTTEKVYPYVKVVIPNFRAAHYTYILFMTFLGSVIFYPIRNIRYIDALFFTGCASTQAGLNTVNLNRLALYQQILIYIITTLTTPIFIHGSLLFIRLYWFERHFDNIKESSKLNNKMRRNATLAARTQSLDPTRLNTEVNRGLGLNNPQSSGPEPVIDEVAFSNSSSTSPASKHSSPPQNPSINSNNVNHISEPSDTDISSGVAPDSRNPINLSRPESPPRSLDGIRFGNLPQPSKIRQKEIEPSDMYMSIAMLQDNHKSERKDNGDEDDVLIIKSPNEIEKDSQNPIFTKKSQIHFNVNDKPIRKWKKKRRFSRGRQPWSKLKKTFSNSGVSPRKHVRSLSFTSLSNDDDDQSIDSETNNRTTDTDADDDNAIIDDDDDDDEDDGDDDDEDDGDDEDEDDDDEDDEDDDQDDEEDEYNRQNRHDDNLDDIERAQSNLVIPSSDATGGKKFTKRSNTLDVTPGENHELSHSPTFEKMIKSKMKKKKKPKQTKKQKLKYMKSPTVGLNSSLFSPNYNNGSDYDDSDDSDEDDDDEEEDGKSLSKVMSTNYLSWVPTVGRNSTFVHLSEEQKEELGGVEYRAIKLLIKIIVIYYIGFHILAFTCLLPYILYQPVYKADVINVGITPTWWAFFTAQSAFNDLGHTLTPNSMQSFDKSVYVMVIVAFFIVIGNTGFPVMLRFIIWVLFKLSKPMSLFNESLGFLLDHPRRCFTLLFPSVPTWWLFIILVVLNAVDLILFIVLDLNNKYLESTPIGLRVMDGLFQAFSTRTAGFAVVDLSELHPAVQVSYMLMMYISVLPLAISIRRTNVYEEQSLGVYLKDNNDDNDDAPDDKTPRNFIGAHLRNQLSFDLWFIFLGLFIICIAEGPKLNKNNYRFSIFTILFEIISAYGTVGLSLGYPGVDVSLSGEFTVLSKLVMIAMVIRGRHRGLPYALDRAIMLPDDNMQKRDNLQENHAIRRHQTMETSNSLDDGNAFRRAFTRRASSFGFDNTNILGRRKSSVRSSKPKPETPHYIVTTESHEMDDLA, via the coding sequence ATGAACAGGGTTAGCAAGTTATGGCATTCCTATAAGAGGCATCGAGTCCATGGTGATACTGGATTAAAAATTAGAAACGCAATTCATCGGACTACTGAAAAAGTATATCCATATGTCAAAGTTGTAATTCCCAATTTCAGAGCGGCCCACTATACGTATATCTTATTCATGACGTTTCTTGGGTCAGTGATATTTTATCCCATTCGAAATATTAGGTACATTGATGCATTGTTTTTTACGGGATGTGCAAGTACGCAAGCCGGCCTTAATACTGTGAATTTGAACCGTTTGGCATTATACCAGCAAATTCTAATCTATATCATCACGACTCTTACAACTCCAATTTTTATTCACggttcattattatttattagattGTATTGGTTTGAAAGGCATTTTGacaatattaaagaaagtTCCAAGTTAAATAACAAGATGAGACGAAACGCGACGTTAGCTGCAAGGACACAATCCCTAGATCCAACAAGGTTGAATACCGAAGTTAATAGAGGATTGGGGCTTAATAACCCCCAAAGTTCTGGTCCTGAACCtgttattgatgaagtaGCTTTctccaattcttcttcgacCCTGCCTGCCAGCAAACATTCGAGTCCTCCTCAAAATCCGAGtatcaattcaaataatgttaaTCATATAAGCGAACCAAGTGACACAGATATATCCTCTGGTGTCGCACCAGATTCCAGAAACCCAATTAACCTAAGTCGACCAGAAAGTCCACCAAGGTCGCTCGATGGGATTCGATTTGGTAATTTACCCCAGCCATCTAAAATTCGCCAGAAAGAGATTGAACCTTCCGATATGTATATGTCCATTGCTATGCTCCAGGATAATCATAAATCCGAACGTAAGGACAATGgtgatgaagacgatgttttaattatcaaatcaCCCAATGAGATTGAGAAAGACAGTCAAAATCCTATTTTCACAAAAAAATCCCAGATTCATTTCAATGTAAATGATAAGCCAATTAGAAAATGGAAGAAAAAACGTAGGTTTTCCAGAGGTAGACAACCATGGTcaaagttgaagaagacaTTTTCCAATAGTGGAGTAAGTCCCCGGAAACATGTACGAAGTTTATCATTCACTCTGTTAAGtaatgacgatgacgatcAGTCAATTGATTCTGAAACCAATAATAGGACAACTGATACAGATGCTGATGACGATAATGCAATAATTgacgacgatgatgacgacgacgaagatgatggtgatgacgacgacgaagatgatggtgatgatgaagacgaagatgacgacgatgaggatgacgaagatgatgatcaagatgatgaagaagatgaatacAATAGACAGAACCGCCATGATGATAATCtagatgatattgaaagagcCCAATCTAACTTAGTAATTCCTTCTTCCGACGCAACTGGTGGAAAGAAATTTACCAAGAGATCTAATACGTTAGATGTCACCCCAGGAGAAAACCACGAATTGTCTCATTCGCCAACGTTTgagaaaatgataaaaagcaaaatgaaaaagaagaagaagccaAAACAGACAAAAAAACAGAAATTGAAGTATATGAAATCTCCAACCGTAGGATTAAATTCGTCGTTGTTTTCGCCAAATTATAATAACGGTTCAGATTATGACGATTCGGACGACTCGGACgaggatgatgatgacgaagaagaagatggaAAATCACTTCTGAAAGTAATGAGTACCAATTATTTATCGTGGGTGCCGACTGTTGGAAGAAATTCAACGTTCGTTCATCTAAGTGAAGagcaaaaagaagaattaggtGGTGTTGAGTATAGAGCAATTAAACTACTTATCAAGATTATtgtaatatattatattggGTTTCATATCTTAGCATTTACCTGCTTATTAccatatattttatatcaACCAGTATATAAAGCAGACGTGATTAATGTGGGCATAACTCCAACGTGGTGGGCATTTTTTACTGCCCAATCAGCATTTAATGATTTGGGACATACTCTAACACCTAATTCTATGCAAAGTTTTGATAAATCTGTCTATGTTATGGTAATTGTTGCTTTTTTTATTGTTATAGGGAACACTGGGTTTCCTGTCATGTTGcgatttattatttgggttttattcaaattatctaaACCGATGTCATTATTTAACGAATCGTTAGGTTTTTTATTGGATCATCCAAGAAGATGTTTCACCTTATTATTTCCTTCAGTGCCGACTTGGTggttatttattattcttgtTGTATTGAATGCagttgatttaattttatttattgttctTGACTTGAACAATAAATACTTGGAAAGTACTCCCATAGGATTGAGAGTTATGGATGGATTATTCCAAGCCTTTAGTACGAGAACTGCTGGCTTTGCAGTAGTTGATTTGTCAGAATTGCATCCAGCAGTCCAAGTGAGTTACATGTTAATGATGTATATATCTGTTTTGCCATTGGCTATATCAATCAGAAGGACCAACGTTTACGAAGAACAATCATTAGGTGTTTATTTAAAGGACAATAATGACGACAACGATGATGCACCAGATGACAAAACTCCTAGAAATTTTATAGGAGCCCATttaagaaatcaattatcTTTTGATTTATGGTTCATTTTTTTGGgactttttattatttgtattgCTGAAGGTCCAAAACTAAATAAGAATAACTACAGATTCTCGATTTTCACTATTTTATTCGAAATTATAAGTGCATACGGTACGGTAGGATTATCCTTGGGATATCCTGGTGTCGATGTTTCATTATCGGGAGAGTTTACAGTATTATCTAAATTAGTTATGATCGCAATGGTCATCAGAGGGAGGCACAGAGGTTTGCCCTATGCATTAGATAGAGCTATCATGCTACCAGATGACAATATGCAAAAACGTGATAATCTTCAAGAGAATCATGCTATCAGGAGACATCAAACAATGGAAACATCAAATAGCTTGGATGATGGGAATGCATTCAGAAGAGCGTTTACTAGAAGGGCTTCAAGTTTTGGCTTTGATAATACCAACATTTTAGGTAGAAGAAAATCATCAGTAAGGTCAAGTAAACCTAAGCCAGAAACTCCACATTACATAGTTACTACGGAGTCACACGAAATGGACGACTTAGCATAA
- a CDS encoding DEHA2A10318p (highly similar to uniprot|P53941 Saccharomyces cerevisiae YNL075W IMP4 Component of the SSU processome required for pre-18S rRNA processing) codes for MIRKQARERREYLYRKSLELQESSLTEKRQQLKAALASGKPLSKELAEDKELQKDFIYDESEQTEIDDEYSALSGISEPKVLITTSRNPSVKLLQFSKEIKLMFPNSIKLNRGNYVITDLVATCQRVQISDLIILHEHRGIPTSLTISHFPHGPSIIFTLHNVKLRHDLPEIGNSSESYPHLVFENFTSELGKRVVKIMKHLFPPGVKKDSSRVITFINNDDFISVRHHMYVKTKDTVELSEVGPRFEMRLYELRLGLLDNKDSEVEWQLRRFIRTGNRKNYLG; via the coding sequence ATGATTAGGAAACAAgcaagagaaagaagagaatatTTATACAGAAAGTCTCTTGAATTACAAGAATCCAGCTTAACAGAGAAAAGACAGCAGTTGAAGGCAGCTTTGGCTTCTGGTAAACCATTATCTAAGGAATTAGCAGAAGACAAAGAATTACAAAAAGATTTTATCTACGACGAAAGTGAACAGACTGAAatagatgatgaatatCTGGCATTATCTGGTATAAGTGAGCCAAAAGTTTTAATCACCACATCTAGAAATCCATCTGTCAAGCTCTTGCAATTTTCTAAAGAGATTAAACTTATGTTTCCAAATTCGATCAAGTTAAATAGAGGTAACTATGTGATAACTGATTTAGTTGCCACTTGTCAAAGAGTTCAAATAAGtgatttgataatattgcaTGAACATAGAGGTATACCAACCTCATTAACCATATCACATTTCCCACATGGACCAAGTATCATTTTTACATTGCACAACGTCAAATTAAGACACGATTTACCAGAAATCGGTAACTCTTCAGAATCGTACCCACATTTggtatttgaaaatttcacGAGTGAATTAGGTAAGAGAGTTGTAAAAATCATGAAGCATTTATTCCCACCTGGAGTTAAGAAGGACTCTTCCAGAGTTATTAcgtttattaataatgatgattttatttcGGTAAGACATCATATGTATGTCAAAACGAAGGATACAGTTGAACTAAGTGAGGTGGGTCCTAGATTTGAAATGAGATTGTATGAGTTGAGATTAGGATTGCTTGATAATAAGGATAGCGAAGTCGAATGGCAATTAAGAAGATTCATCAGAACCGGTAAtagaaagaattatttagGTTAA